Part of the Halalkalibacter krulwichiae genome is shown below.
TATATGCGATCTCCAATACGGATCTTAATGCCTCCGATTAGATCTGAATCGACGATGTTTGTTACTTCAATTTTAGATTTTTTTACTTTTTTCGCAAAAATCTTTGCAATATGATCTTGCTCTTTTTCAGATAAAGGCTTAGCAGAATACACTTTCGCTTCAGCCAGATCTTGAGCTTCATAAGCTAAATCTTTGAATTTATTAATCATTGGTACAAGTTCATCTACGCGCTTTCTTTCCACTAAAAGCAAAACTGTATTCACAGTGATTTCACTAAGAGTTTTTGAAAAAGCCTCTTGGATAAAAACTTGTTTTTGTTGGTTAGTAACCTTTGGATGACTTAAAAGAGAAACAAATTCAGGAGTTGTTTCAAGAACTGTTTTCACAACTTGTAACTCTTCATTGACCTTTTTTAAGTCGTGTTTTTCTTTTGCAAGTTGAAATAATGCAACCGCATAACGATTCGCTACTGCTTGATTGCTCATAGCTTATCGCCTACTTCTTTAAGATAGTCTTGAACAAGAGCTTCTTGTGCTTTCTCGTCTAACTCTTTCTCAATTACTTTTGCTGCAATTAAGACAGATAGACTAGCAACTTGTTCACGTAAAGCTTGAACAGCTTGTTCTTTCTCACGTTGAATTTCAGCTAAAGCAGAGTCTTTAACGCGTTCTGCATTTTCTCTAGCTTGTTCTAAAATTTCTTGGCCTTGCTGTTCGCTTAGTTTCTTCGCTTGTTGAATAATCTCTTGCGCTTCCACTCTAGCTTTTTCAAGTTCTTTACGTTGTTGTACTATAAATTCCTCAGCCTCTTTGCGATTCTTCTCAGCTGAGTCAAGGTTTTCGTTTACGATTTGTTCACGTTTTTCCATTACACCCAATAAAGGCTTAAGTGCAAATTTATTTAGGAAAAAGAGTAGTGTTAAAAAGGCAACTAATTGATAAAGAATTGATCCCCAATTAATATCAAACACTGCGATTCACTCCTTTCTTGGATGTGAAAATATGATATTCAAACATTAGATTTTAATTTTGATACATAAGGAATGGCGAAGGTCGTTGAATCGAACTGTCGCCATTCAGAAATTGCAAGGCACGAAATGGCCTTACTAGTATTATTGGAACAATAATAAGAAAGAGATAACGATCGCGATGATCGGAACGGCCTCTGCAAGAGGAACCCCAATAAACATTAGAGTTTGAAGGGTACCTTTTAATTCAGGTTGACGAGTTACACCTTCAAGAGTTGCACGAACGATAATTGCTACTGCGAATGCTCCACCAATTGCTGCTAAACCTGCTGCAATTGCAGCTGCTAAAAATGCCATAATAAAATTTCCTCCTTAAAATTATCTTGTAGTTTTTTTTATATATTAATGTCCAAAGATAGGACGGTAGAAAACCCGAAAACTTAGTGATGCTCGACTTTATGTGCCATGTAAACCATTGCTAGCATGGCAAAGATATACGCTTGGAGCGATCCGATGAACATACCGAATGCTTGCCAAATGATGGTTGGCAGAAAGGCCCCAAAGGCTCCAATAAGTCCTGATGTTCCTAAACCAACTAATAGAATCATCAAAATCTCTTTAGCATACACGTTACCGAATAAACGCATTCCAAGTGTCAGTGTATTAGCAAATTCTTCAATAATCTTGAATGGCAATAGAAACGGTACTGGACGAACATAATCTTTCAAATATTCGCCAAATCCCTTAACCTTGATCCCATAATAATGAGTAAGAATGATAACAAGTGCTGCCATCGTAAGCGTTAAAGCTGGGTCTGAGGTTGGCGATTTCCACCATACTTCATGCGTATCCTTGTTATATATCTCAAATGGAATACCGAGCATGTTAGCAACAAATACATAAAGCAATATCGTAACAGATAGAGCAATAAATTGTCCCCCGACTTTCCAGCCCATGTTCGCTTTAATGATTCCTTTACAGAAATCAACGATCCACTCAAGGAAGTTTTGCAAACCTGAAGGGCGCATTGCTAATTGACGAGATCCGATAAAACAAATAAGAAATACAATTACGCATGTAACAGTCGTCATTAAAACTGTAGACATATTGAAGGTCAACCCAAAATACTCCCTAATGGGTGATATATGATCCATTTATTTTCACCTCTTTCTACCAGATTCAATAAGTATATCTGTCATTATAATGACATAAATCAGGGCGAACCCTGTAATGACCGCGAATAAGTGGAGTCGTTCTGGAAATGAGAGTGCTAACCATACACACAATATCGCCAACCCGATCCGGATTAAGACACCAAATGTGGAAATAAAGTAACTAAATAGCTTGTACTTTTTGATACCAGTGGCAACAGCTCCCACATATTGGGCTTTTCTGAAGACCGTTGACAGGCCTAGAAAGCTTAAAAGGAGCCCTATTGTAAGACCGAGGAAAATCGATTTATAAGTGCTAACCCAAAACCCAATCATAAAGAGCACTATGAGGATAGAGACTATTATGGTATATCGCTTCATTCTTGCTTCGAGTGACATCATTTTTTCTTACCGTCTCCTATAAAAGGTTCAATTGCTTTAAATACACCGTAGAACCCTGTACCAAGTCCCAACAACAAACATAAAATTAAGAAAAACGGCTTTGCACCAAATTGATCCCCAAGCCATAAGCCAATAAAAACTCCACCGACTGTCCCTCCAACAATATAGGAAGAAATGATAGAAACGAGCACCATAGCACGCCATGGATTACGCTTGCCATCTGTCATGAAAGCGTTCCCCCTCACAACGATTGTCGCCTGAGCTTTCCATTCGAAACTTTCAATCTTTTTTTGCCATATATGTAACCCTTATCATTATATCCTTAGTAATCGTACAATAGTGAAAACCCTGTGTCAATGCGATTTGTCATTAATTCCGCCCTTCATTTCACGTGTTCACATATCTGTCAAAAAAGCTCACAAAATTGGTCAGACCTCTCCTCTGAAACAGAAGAGGTCTGACCTTTTAATCATCATGAAGCCGTTCATCTAAAACTTGAGGCCCTACTATTATCGTGGATTCAAGCGTATCTTCCTTGCCATCTTTCCTTGCATAGATCAGAGCTTTATAGGTCCCATCTGGCACGTCCAACTTGTCCCAAACTTGCCCAACCATGCCTCGTCCGACGTTTTTCTTGACGTCTAAAAACTTGACAAACTGGAAAGTGTCTGCGTCATAAAGCGCAATTCCCATCTCTTCTGCGCCACCAGGTAAATACAATTCATAACGATATTGATCTGGCTGGTCTCCCGGCCCAAAATTAAACGCCATCGCTCTTGGATAGTCAGGTTCCTCTATAAAGAATACATACGGAACAAGAATTGGCTCCTTGCCACCTTCAATTATAATTTCGCCATGATGAGTGCCCTCCGCGAGCACTTGCGGAAATAAATCAAGATTTACTTTAACGTCTCTTTTTTCCCCTGGTTTAATGGTCGTTGAAAATGGCACTTCCCACTGCAAACCATCCGGTGCTTCAAAAGGTGGTTTTACATGATACGTTCTGGCAACATCGTCATGATTCTCAATTGTGAATGTTACCGTTCTTTTTTCTCTCGGATCATCCTTTGTATACTTTCCAAATGTTAATGCTCCAGGATAAGCAAGCGTTGTCGCTTCAACCGCTTTATCAACTTGCAGTCTTCCCGCTCCTTGCTCATATGGGTAATACGGCTCACCATCACTTTTCACTAGTTGCTTTGCCGTATTCATAAGCGCTGCTTTAATTTGGTCTGGTGTCCAATCTGGATGAGCTTGTTTCACAAGTGCTGCTGCACCAGCTACATGGGGCGCCGCCATACTTGTACCATTTAACGCAAGATAGCCTTTTGGCACCGTACTATCAATTGCCACTCCAGGAGCCACTAAATCAGGCTTCACTTCCCAAGTTTGCGTAACAGGACCTCTCGAACTAAATGGCGCAATAAAATCTTCTTCATGGCGATATATCGTTCGTACATGTTGGAAATCTTTATGTTCCTCTATTTGCTCCAGCAGCCACTCTCCATCTTCCTTTGAAATGCTGACAACCGGAAGTTCCACGCCTTGTTCTACCGCCCCAACAAAGGAACCCGGTAAATTATTGTAGATTAATACAGCTTTGGCCCTCCCTTTTGTGCAGCTTTTGCTTTCTCAGAAAAAGAAATCATCCCCCGTTTAATCAAGACTATTTTATTTTGAACGTCTAGATCTTTCCACTCTTCTTCCAATCCATAACCTGCATCGACAATCTCATAGTCCCTTTTTATCGTCCAAGGCAGCGTACCACCTATCGGATAGAGCGTTATCTCTTTATCTTGTCCCGGCACGGTAACATAAGGTGTTTTGAGCGGGGGAGCTGAGGCTCCAACTGAAATGGCTTTTGTTGATGTACCAGGTGAACCAACCGTCCACATATTCGGTCCACTATTCCCATTTGAAGTTACCGCAACGATTCCTTCTTCTACTGCTTTATCAAGCGCAACACTTGTCGGCCAATCAGGTCCATTTACCGTGTTGCCTAGTGAGAGATTAAGAACATCAACCTCATCATCAATTGCCTTTTCAATCGCTTCAATAACTTGCTCAGTCGTACCTTGCCCTCCAGGCCCTAGTGCACGATACGCATAAATATCTGCATCCGGGGCAATTCCTTTTACTTGTCCGTTTGCAGCAATAATTCCTGCAACATGGGTTCCATGTAACGTCGGCGGTCCTTGCGTAGCAACCGTCTCCATTGGATCGCGGTCATAATCAACTACATCATACCCACCTTTATAGTTCGCTTTTAAATCAGGATGGTGATAGTCAATGCCTGTATCAATTACCGCAACCTTTATTCCCTTTCCTGTTAGTTTGACCCCTTTGGATCCACCATTCCTCTTACATGATCTCCCCCTACAAACGGAACACTACTATCTAAATTCGCACTATATTCAACAATTTCATCGACTCGTTCGATTTCATTTAAGGCTTTCAGCAGTTCAACTTCACTTTCCATTAATTCAATAGAGAAGCCATTCAATGTCCTTTTAAACATTTTCCGAACCTCACTCTGCGGAAGTGCTTGAGAGACTGCTGCTACGGCCTCCTCGACTTCACCAGTTGCTGTCACAATCACAACGACTTTTTCATCTGACTGATCCAGCTCTTTCAAGGCCGGGATTTCAGGGAAAGTGGCAGCCAGACTCACATTCACATTGATGTTGCATACTACTAACATTGCTAATAAACACGCCATAACGCTTCTCATCCTTACCATCTCCCTGCCTGTTTGCATATGTTGATAGTATGTACAAAAAGTGGAGAAACATGTATGTGAGAGGGACAGCTGTGTTTGCTCAACAAAAAAAGAGACTGATCAACAGCCTCTTTTAAATAAGTAATTATTTTGTTCCAAATAAACGGTCTCCCGCATCTCCTAGACCAGGAACGATGTACCCATGGTCATTTAGCTTCTCGTCCATTGCCGCTAAATAAATGTCTACATCTGGGTGTGCTTCTTGTACAACTTGAACCCCTTCAGGAGCAGCAACTAAACACATAAGCTTCATTGTTTTGGCTCCACGCTTTTTCAAACTATTAATCGCTTCTACAGCAGATCCACCTGTCGCTAACATCGGATCAATCACAATGAATTCTCTTTCTTCTACATCTGTTGGAAGCTTTACGTAGTACTCTACTGGTTGAAGAGTTTCAGGGTCACGATATAAACCAACATGTCCGACTTTAGCTGCTGGAATCATGCGAAGAATCCCATCAACCATTCCAAGACCTGCACGTAAAATCGGAACTAGTCCTAGCTTTTTACCTGCAATTGTCTTTGCTTGCGCCGTAGCTACAGGTGTTTCAACCGTAACATCTTGTAACGGCAAATCACGTGTAATTTCGAAAGCCATTAAGCCAGCAACTTCATCTACAAGCTCGCGAAATTCTTTCGTTCCAGTTTCCTTATCTCGGATATACGTCAGTTTATGCTGAATTAGAGGGTGATCAAACACGAAAACTTTACTCATTAGCTTTTTAGCTCCTTTTAAACGATCTAATATCTCCTTCAAAATTCTACAAAAAAAGCCAAGCCTCTTCAAGCTATACTGAGAATAAGTGCCTTATTTCTTTAATTTATAATATTTTGATAACTCTTTATAGTAGTATGATTATACCTTTTCGCCATAGTTCGATAAGCACCGACAGCTTCGTTACCCTTTTCCATGTAAAGAGGCTGAACCTTTTTAAGGTTCAGCCTCACAATCTTATAGATGTGTGTACATTGGGAATTTCTTCGTTAGTTCAGCAACACGCGTGCGTGCCTCTTCTAATTTCTCTTCATTATCAACATTTTTCAATGTTAACGCAATAAGAGCCCCAATTTCATCCATTGCTTCACCATCAAGACCGCGCGACGTAACAGCTGCCGTTCCGATACGAATACCGCTCGTAACAAATGGACTTTCTGGATCAAATGGAATTGTATTTTTATTTGTTGTAATTCCTACTTCATCAAGCGCTTTTTCTGCTACTTTACCAGTAAGGTTAAGCGAACGTAGGTCCAGAAGAAGCAAGTGGTTATCTGTTCCACCTGATACTAAATTGATTCCTTCTGCTACTAATTTCTCACCTAGACGTTTTGCATTGTCAATGATTGCTTGACCATATGTTTTAAACTCAGGAGTCAATGCTTCTCCGAAAGATACAGCTTTTGCAGCAATAACGTGCATTAATGGACCACCTTGAACTCCAGGGAAAATTGATTTATCAATTTTCTTTGCGAATTCTTCATTACATAAAATCATTCCGCCACGAGGTCCACGAAGTGTTTTATGAGTAGTTGTCGTCACAAAGTGCGCATGTGGAACTGGGTTTGGATGTAAACCAGTTGCAACTAGACCAGCAATATGTGCCATATCAACCATTAAGTACGCGCCTACTTCGTCAGCAATTTCACGGAATTTCGCAAAGTCGATTTGACGAGGATATGCACTTGCACCAGCAACGATTAACTTCGGCTTATGCTCTTTCGCCAATTCACGAACGACATCATAGTCAATGTATTGTGTTTCTTTATCAACACCATACTCTACGAAATTATAAAGAACACCACTAAAGTTAACAGGACTTCCGTGTGTTAAATGTCCACCGTGCGAAAGGTTCATACCAAGAACTGTATCACCCGGCTCTAAGATCGTGAAGTATACAGCCATGTTTGCTTGTGCACCAGAGTGCGGCTGAACATTGACATGCTCTGCTCCGAAGATTTCTTTCGCACGATCACGAGCTAAATCCTCAACAATATCAACATACTCACAACCGCCATAATAACGGCGACCAGGATAACCTTCTGCATATTTATTTGTAAGTACAGATCCTTGCGCTTCCATTACTGCTGCACTAACAAAGTTTTCAGAAGCAATTAGCTCAATTTTATCACGTTGACGACCTAATTCTTGCTGCACCGCTTCAAATACTTTTGCATCTTGTTTTTGTAACGTTTCTTGATTCATCTCTATTCCCCTTCCAAACTATATCTTTCGGATTTTATACAACACAACATTCAATTCGCTTTTATCTTAACACAATTGCACTTTCATTTCCGTACAATTTTTCAAAAAAAATATTTTTTATTCATGTTCTTGCAATTTTTCATAAACAGCACGCATGCCGCCGATTAGCTTCGGACGGGTAAAAGCTAAAGTCACATGTGCCTCTCCAAGCTTTTTTACTTCACTGCGTAAAGGTACCGCGACCTTTTTCAAATGCATCCCAATTAAGGTGTTGCCAATATCTATCCCTACATCAGCTTGAATCGCTTCCACTAAGACAGGATTGTTCATTTTTCGATAAGCGTAGGCCGCCATCGCACCACCCGCTTTTCGAATAGGAACTGCCGCAACCACTTCCGCACGATCATTTCGTGCCGTTTCCTTTTCGACAACCAATGCACGATTTAAATGTTCGCAGCATTGAAATGCTAATTTCATACCTGTTTTCTCTTTCTTCTTCGCAAGCACTTGGTAGATCGCTTCAGCAATTTCATTCGAGCCATTTGTTCCAATGTGATGACCTGCTACCTCACTCGTGCTTGTCCCAATAACGAGTAACGTATCCTCTGTGAGTGGATAGGCTGCATCTAAATCATCGAGCAATTGATTAAGTTGCTCTTGAATCGTTTTAATTGGCAAATCCATCCCTTTGCCTCCTTTTACGCTTCGTAACTTGTAATCTTATTCACACGATTCGCGTGACGTCCACCTTCAAATTCTGTTTCTAGCCAAATTCGCGCTATTTCACGAGCTAGCCCAGCACCAATTACTCTTTCTCCCATCGCTAATACATTTGTATCATTATGTTCGCGCGTTGCTTTTGCACTAAATGTATCATGTGCCAATGCACAACGAATTCCTTTTACTTTATTAGCTGCAATTGACATTCCAATACCTGTTCCACAAATTAAAATGCCACGATCAAATTCCCCGCTAGCTACTTTTTCAGCTACTGGTACAGCATAGTCAGGGTAATCCACCGATGTACTACATTCACAACCAAAATCCTCATACGGAATTTGCAGCTCATCCATTAACTTTTTGATTTCTTCCCTAATATTGATTCCACCATGATCTGAAGCAATTGCTACTTTCACTGTAGACCCTCCTTAAATTTCGTTTATGTATTTGATTCGCACTTACTATTATAGTAAGAAAATTTTCTCGAGATAATGATTCGATGACTTGGACCCGTGGCGACGGCTTCGCTCACTGCGCGCCTTTTAGGAGAAGGGCACTCCTAAATGGCTTAAAAGATGCAGTGGCTTCGCTCGTCGCTTCGAGATAACAAGAAAAAAGGTAAAGTTCGACCTTTTTTCTTGTTATCTCTCAAATCTCCCTATCGTTTCTTTTAAGCTTTTTGCTTGGTTCGATAGGGATCGGGTTAGGTGTTGGATGTCTTTGAGTGTGTTGCCTTGTTGCTCGGTCATTGCTGAGATTTCAGTTGATCCTGCTGATGTTTGTTCGGCGATGGCTGCTACTTCTTGTGATTGGCTTGTTGTGTCTTTCATCAAGTTCATTTGGCGGTCGACCATTGATGAGATATCTGTGATATAGTCAGCAACTTCGTGAACGGATCTTTCCACTTCCCCAATCGCTTGTGTAGCTTGCGTACCTTGTTCTGATTGTTTCATAGCTGTCTTCACTTGACCATCAATTTGCAATGTGGCATTTTCGACTTCTATTTGAATGTTATGAATCAGGCCGGAGATGCCTTTTACTGCTGTTGAGCTTTCGTCAGCTAATTTCCGAACTTCATTGGCTACAACCGCAAAACCTTTGCCATGCTCTCCAGCTCGCGCTGCTTCAATTGAAGCATTCAAGGCTAGCAAATTCGTCTGCCGTGCAATATCTCCGACAAGCGAAGTGATCTCGCCAACTTCGCTTGCTTGTTTCTTTAAACGCTCAACAGCTAAGAGCGACTGTTCATTATCACTTGCAAGCTTTTTAATTCCTTCCACCAATGAATCAACAACCATGCGGCTTTCCTTTAGTGTTTGCACCATTCCTTGTGAAGAAACCTTTGATTCATTTGCTCGGTCTTGGACTTGCGTTGCAAGCTCTGTAACTTCTTCCATTGATTCTGCTGTCGTTTGAATAGCACTAGCTGTATTTTCTGCACCTAGAGCAATTTCATCCATTGTTGCTTCAATTTGGTTCGCTTTCGTTGCAGCAAGTTCCGAGGCTCCGCTTAGTTCTTCTACCTTTTGATTCGTCCGCTCGAAGTTATCATCAATGTCTTTGACCATTGCGCGCAAGCTTGAAAGCATTTCGTTGTAAGCCAACCCGAGTGCACGAATTTCATCATCCGACTTTGAAACGATTACCTCTTCTCTCAAATCACCATCAGCTGCTCTTCTTGCCGCTTGTTCTAACTCATGCAAAGGTTTAGATATGAAAGGAGCCGCTAGATAGCCTAATACCCCACTCCAGAAAACACCTTTTAGTAAAGTAAATGCAATGATTCCATTGCTTGTTAACCCAAACATTCCTTGTAGAAAGTCCGCTAAAAAAAAGATAAAAATAGCACTAAAACCAAATGTCACAACAGCTAGTCCACTAACACCAATGACTAACTTTTTCCGAATGCTGCTTTTATAGCTTGGCTGTCCCCCTGCCATCTCTACACCTCTTCTACGATTCTTCCTTAAGCTTCTTCGTCAGCCGCGTTAAGCTCTCTTCAATTTCTACTGCTGTTTGTCTGTATGCTTCGATTGGTCCGCCAATCGGATCAGCAATGTCAAAGTGGCCCACATCTGGATCAACGAATTCTTTTAACGTGAACAAATAGTCGCTTACATGAGGGTAAAATGTTTGTAGCATTTGTTTATGAGAATGTGTCATCGTTAAAATGAGATCTGCCCACTCAAGTAACTCTTCTGTTACATGCTGCGCACGATGTTCCTCTGCCGTATCAATTCCTTTTTCGGCTAAGACAGCTAGCGTCCCTTCTGAAGCAGGACTGTTTGGAAAAGCTTGTACCCCTGCAGACTTCACCTCAATCTCTTCGCCTGCACGCGAACGTAAAAGAGCTTCTGCCATTGGACTTCTGCACGTATTCCCCGTACATACAAACAGAATGTTCGTCATATCATTCACACGTCCTTCCTTTTAAAAAAACATACGAGCTGTTCAAATAAACAACGCCTATTCCTATTATTCATCTAACCAACACTTTCCTTATTTACCTTCTCTTTTTTACAAATTTATCTTATCATATTGACTTTCAAAACGGTACAAAGCAATACTTAGAAAATCAACTTCAAGCCAAAGCCAATGAGAATACATCCACCTAGTAATTCTCCGTACGACCCAATGTATTTCTGAAACCTAGCCCCAATTAGCAAGCCAACCCACGATAAGACCATGCTCATAAAGCCAATCATTAACACAGTCAGCGCGGTCTTTGCCCCTAAAATCCCAAAGCTAAGCCCTGCAGAAAAGCTATCAAGGCTAACTCCAACCGCAAATAAAATTAAGCCAAAACCAATCAGCTCTAATGAACTTTCCTCTTCTGATTGAAAAGAAGCCCACACCATTTGTAAGCCAATGATTAACAGAAGGCCACCTCCAATATAAGTAGCAATCATGCCAAAGTAATTCGATAAAAGCTTCCCTGTTAACATCCCAAAGAGCGGCATGACAATGTGAAATAACCCGATTGTTACACCTATATGAAAGATTTGTCTTAGTCTTAATCCTAGCATTCCCATCCCTAATGCGACGGAAAAAGCATCCATTCCTAATGCACTTGCCATTAAAAAAAGTGTCACTAACTCGCTCATCGCCTACCACTCCTAAGAACATGCTACTCCAATGTATGCACGTCCAAAAGAAAATAGACAGCCTAATTAACAAGGCGTCTCAAAGAGTCGAAAATAGACTTTTTGAAACGCCCGATGATCACTTTTATAAAATCTGGCCACCTGCGGCTTTTTCAAGCCGATTCATAATTGCAATCCCTAATTCTTCATTTGGAAATGTTTCTGAAAAAATAATTTCCGCTTCCTCTAAATCAAACTTACGTAAACTCTCATACAAATGATTCGCAACCGATCTAAGATCATCTCTTTTTCCACAGCTAACCACAACGTCAGCTTCATACTTATCTCTGTTCTCTTCTGTCGTTAAGACCCCTGTACGTTTGCCACTTGCCTTCGCCTCTGCAAGTAGACGAACAAGCTTCTTTTGATCTTGTACTAACACAAAAGAGCCATTCGGAGAATAGTGGGTGTACTTCATACCCGGAGACATCGGGATTTCCTCTTTCGATATTAAAGACGGATCGACTTTAATCGGTCCAACAATAGCTTCAATTTCAGTAATAGTCGCTCCCCCAGGACGATATAAGACAGGTACGTCCTTGGTACAATCGAGTACGGTTGATTCCAAACCTACCCCTGTTTGTCCTCCATCCAAAATCGCAGCAATTCGCCCTTGCAAATCATGATAAACATGCTCACCACTCGTTGGACTTGGTTTTCCTGAAAGATTCGCACTCGGTGCAGCAACAGGAACACCCGCATCCCTCAATAGCTCTAAAGCAACAGGATGATTTGGCATACGAACCGCGACTGTGTCAAGACCAGCTGTTACACTTTCTGCAACTGATTGTTTCTTTTTTAAGATAATCGTTAACGGACCTGGCCAGAAATGTTTAATCAACTGTTGGGCAACCTGTGGGACTTCTTCAACAAGCTCACTTAATTGAGAAGTATCTGCAATATGAACGATTAGCGGGTTATCACTCGGCCTTCCCTTCGCTTCAAAAATCTTTTTTACCGCAGCTTCCTCCAACGCATTGGCCCCGAGACCATAAACCGTTTCTGTCGGGAAGGCAACAACCTCTCCTTTTTTTATCCACAGGGCTGCATCCTTGATAAATTGTCTTTGTTTTTCATACTCCCAAAACTTATCCACAATCCAAAATTCAGTTTGTTTATAACTCACGATTCATCGCTCCTAACTCTTCCATTTTGCAAGTGATGTCAAACGATGTCAATAAAAGAGTAAAAAATCGACATATCCCCTACTATTTCAGTAGTTTACACCTTAACTCTCATAAAAACACTTCCTTTGTTCGACAATGTTCTTATCTATGACAACAAAAAAGTTGTCCACAACCGTGGACAACCTGTAGATAACTTTGGTTACTTATCCAGTTATCAACAACCTATTCCAATAATGAACAGGCCCAAACCTTCACATCCGCTTTAGCATTTCTTTGAAAATGTGGAGAACTTTTTATAGAATGCGGAACATCACTCTTGTCCATCTCACGGAAACCAAGTTGATGGAACAAAGCATTAGTCCCCTTTGCACATAAA
Proteins encoded:
- the rpiB gene encoding ribose 5-phosphate isomerase B translates to MKVAIASDHGGINIREEIKKLMDELQIPYEDFGCECSTSVDYPDYAVPVAEKVASGEFDRGILICGTGIGMSIAANKVKGIRCALAHDTFSAKATREHNDTNVLAMGERVIGAGLAREIARIWLETEFEGGRHANRVNKITSYEA
- the upp gene encoding uracil phosphoribosyltransferase, translated to MSKVFVFDHPLIQHKLTYIRDKETGTKEFRELVDEVAGLMAFEITRDLPLQDVTVETPVATAQAKTIAGKKLGLVPILRAGLGMVDGILRMIPAAKVGHVGLYRDPETLQPVEYYVKLPTDVEEREFIVIDPMLATGGSAVEAINSLKKRGAKTMKLMCLVAAPEGVQVVQEAHPDVDIYLAAMDEKLNDHGYIVPGLGDAGDRLFGTK
- a CDS encoding F0F1 ATP synthase subunit delta; translated protein: MSNQAVANRYAVALFQLAKEKHDLKKVNEELQVVKTVLETTPEFVSLLSHPKVTNQQKQVFIQEAFSKTLSEITVNTVLLLVERKRVDELVPMINKFKDLAYEAQDLAEAKVYSAKPLSEKEQDHIAKIFAKKVKKSKIEVTNIVDSDLIGGIKIRIGDRIYDGTVKAQLDRIERQLVAGAR
- a CDS encoding ATP synthase subunit I, with the translated sequence MMSLEARMKRYTIIVSILIVLFMIGFWVSTYKSIFLGLTIGLLLSFLGLSTVFRKAQYVGAVATGIKKYKLFSYFISTFGVLIRIGLAILCVWLALSFPERLHLFAVITGFALIYVIIMTDILIESGRKR
- a CDS encoding S8 family serine peptidase — translated: MKVAVIDTGIDYHHPDLKANYKGGYDVVDYDRDPMETVATQGPPTLHGTHVAGIIAANGQVKGIAPDADIYAYRALGPGGQGTTEQVIEAIEKAIDDEVDVLNLSLGNTVNGPDWPTSVALDKAVEEGIVAVTSNGNSGPNMWTVGSPGTSTKAISVGASAPPLKTPYVTVPGQDKEITLYPIGGTLPWTIKRDYEIVDAGYGLEEEWKDLDVQNKIVLIKRGMISFSEKAKAAQKGGPKLY
- the atpF gene encoding F0F1 ATP synthase subunit B, yielding MFDINWGSILYQLVAFLTLLFFLNKFALKPLLGVMEKREQIVNENLDSAEKNRKEAEEFIVQQRKELEKARVEAQEIIQQAKKLSEQQGQEILEQARENAERVKDSALAEIQREKEQAVQALREQVASLSVLIAAKVIEKELDEKAQEALVQDYLKEVGDKL
- the glyA gene encoding serine hydroxymethyltransferase; translation: MNQETLQKQDAKVFEAVQQELGRQRDKIELIASENFVSAAVMEAQGSVLTNKYAEGYPGRRYYGGCEYVDIVEDLARDRAKEIFGAEHVNVQPHSGAQANMAVYFTILEPGDTVLGMNLSHGGHLTHGSPVNFSGVLYNFVEYGVDKETQYIDYDVVRELAKEHKPKLIVAGASAYPRQIDFAKFREIADEVGAYLMVDMAHIAGLVATGLHPNPVPHAHFVTTTTHKTLRGPRGGMILCNEEFAKKIDKSIFPGVQGGPLMHVIAAKAVSFGEALTPEFKTYGQAIIDNAKRLGEKLVAEGINLVSGGTDNHLLLLDLRSLNLTGKVAEKALDEVGITTNKNTIPFDPESPFVTSGIRIGTAAVTSRGLDGEAMDEIGALIALTLKNVDNEEKLEEARTRVAELTKKFPMYTHL
- a CDS encoding S8 family serine peptidase — protein: MELPVVSISKEDGEWLLEQIEEHKDFQHVRTIYRHEEDFIAPFSSRGPVTQTWEVKPDLVAPGVAIDSTVPKGYLALNGTSMAAPHVAGAAALVKQAHPDWTPDQIKAALMNTAKQLVKSDGEPYYPYEQGAGRLQVDKAVEATTLAYPGALTFGKYTKDDPREKRTVTFTIENHDDVARTYHVKPPFEAPDGLQWEVPFSTTIKPGEKRDVKVNLDLFPQVLAEGTHHGEIIIEGGKEPILVPYVFFIEEPDYPRAMAFNFGPGDQPDQYRYELYLPGGAEEMGIALYDADTFQFVKFLDVKKNVGRGMVGQVWDKLDVPDGTYKALIYARKDGKEDTLESTIIVGPQVLDERLHDD
- the atpB gene encoding F0F1 ATP synthase subunit A, whose product is MDHISPIREYFGLTFNMSTVLMTTVTCVIVFLICFIGSRQLAMRPSGLQNFLEWIVDFCKGIIKANMGWKVGGQFIALSVTILLYVFVANMLGIPFEIYNKDTHEVWWKSPTSDPALTLTMAALVIILTHYYGIKVKGFGEYLKDYVRPVPFLLPFKIIEEFANTLTLGMRLFGNVYAKEILMILLVGLGTSGLIGAFGAFLPTIIWQAFGMFIGSLQAYIFAMLAMVYMAHKVEHH
- a CDS encoding AtpZ/AtpI family protein encodes the protein MTDGKRNPWRAMVLVSIISSYIVGGTVGGVFIGLWLGDQFGAKPFFLILCLLLGLGTGFYGVFKAIEPFIGDGKKK
- the atpE gene encoding F0F1 ATP synthase subunit C codes for the protein MAFLAAAIAAGLAAIGGAFAVAIIVRATLEGVTRQPELKGTLQTLMFIGVPLAEAVPIIAIVISFLLLFQ
- a CDS encoding TIGR01440 family protein, with product MDLPIKTIQEQLNQLLDDLDAAYPLTEDTLLVIGTSTSEVAGHHIGTNGSNEIAEAIYQVLAKKKEKTGMKLAFQCCEHLNRALVVEKETARNDRAEVVAAVPIRKAGGAMAAYAYRKMNNPVLVEAIQADVGIDIGNTLIGMHLKKVAVPLRSEVKKLGEAHVTLAFTRPKLIGGMRAVYEKLQEHE